The genomic DNA TCTTTACGTACGCTTCAGTTACTTATGCTAGATTTATATCGTTGCCATCGTCTTGCAAATGTTACGAACTCTTTATCGTTTAATTCTATCTTGAAAATGTTACGAaatattcatcacttaattcTTGAGTATTTGAATTCAAGTGTGTATGCATTCATCCGTCTTCCACTGATTTCAAGTTTGTCACACTGTGTTATTAAATGTAACGTAACTTCGTAATTATTTTTACCTGCCATTGTTTTAAGGGTAATTGGATAAACGCCATTCATAGTAAGACTTCAaaccaattttgttttatttgatccTTTGATACTCTTTCACACTTTATCTAACCATAGTGTCAATTAGCGACAATTATCAGTTGAActaacatattgtttttttttatcaaggtcATAAAAGGCCGCTTAATCATTATCATTTAACAACAGTTATCAGTTGGACTGCTACATTTGTATTATCAAGGTCATAAGCGGGCCACTGTACATGATTGCGACACGTGCGATGAAGgcgatttatgaaaaaaatatataaaacatatttttaaaaaattctatctTAAACTGAAAATGCGCGAAATTAAACCCGCGCGAAAATGTCGTTTTTTgccgtttgcgcgaaatttcatgccagcgaattaaaatgatttcacatttaCATTCACATTGTGTCACACATTTCGTAATGTAAGAATTGTATCAGGTTAGCTTTCTAAAAGCTTGAATGCAACCCGCTTGATTTCTTACGTGAGATAGTAGTAGTTACTTCACACACGCTATAGTAAGAACTTGTACATGAGTTATCTCCCCATAACCAGGTACCGTGATCGtacaattttaaacaaagttcAGTTGAACCATCACTTGGTTGTCCCGTTAACCATTTGAAGAACCCTTTCTGTGAGCCGTACTTGTATTCCCAGGGAGAACCAACATCCTTTCTTCTTCCATCGATCCAGACAGCCTTACTTAATCCGTGTATTACACTGTTCAGATCCTGGTACTTCTCCTCTGAATCGACATTTATCAGATGCCCACCGTCTTTCTGACACTGATGCTCAGCGGCATCTTGAGTACGCACTGAGTCATCATACACCTTTACACAAAATCTGTTCTTTGTCATATTATAGTCGTTAGGACAGTATCCGATACAGACTCCAACCCCTTTCTCCGTCCTACTGTTAGTAGCATCTATTTCACATGCTGTCATATTGACACTGCATTGACGTGTTCGGAATTTGGAACCAAATTGACCACGATCAGCATTACATTCGTTCCATTCAGTCCATTCCAAGCAAGGATGAAGATCACACAGGTTTTCAACCTTCTGTTCAATATTTTCAATCACCTTTCCAATTAGTTGCAATTTTGGCAAGTTTTGTTTTATTCCAAACTCAATCAGTTTTACACCGTTCAAATCTCCAGGCTTAGTCCCGTTTCCGTTTGTCAGCGGTGCACCTTGAACAACCTGAAAAATTGTATATATCACCAAATAAAATACTAAGCTTTTATCGTgttgaaaaatcattttcattttctgattttGCAGTGCAAGGAGAGGCTTAACTTTTCACAAATACAAGACTGTAGTGAACACGCAAGTTAAATGAATTGATGCTACTGGGCGTAGCAGTGAGTAACTATTGAGTGAAAAAGACCTTAAAACGAATAAGCGTCTTGTTACATTTAACTCTCACAATATAAGAATTAAACATACATTTACATATGTTGATTTCCCCATATTATCAGCATTACGTTTTAGTATTAATTTCTAGTTCgcactttcttattttttattattttacttatgACAGACCAATGTACCAATACTAGTTGCTTTAACGCGTTCTTACATTTTAACCATTACGCTTTTTTAAATCAACTATAGGTGATATGAAACTTAATGATAAGAATTTTGTCTTCAATAGTCTGTTCAATATTTTCTTTCACCTTCCCAATTAGTTGAAACATCGGCAATTTTAGTTTTATTCCAAACTCCATCAATTTTTCACCGTTCAAAGCTCCAGGCTCAGTCCCGTTTATGTTTGTCAGCAATCGTTTTTAAAAAGTATCTCAATTATAAAACGAAGGTCAGTTAACTTAACCAAGGCCCAGTTGTTCGacactttaaccggctgttataCTAATGGGCGGTCAAATTTGAGTCAAAATGTAAGTCTTGGCGGGAAACAttagtttaatattttaatttcactGTAAAGACATTTCAATCAGTgttcttgaaacttttttttgtttaaaatgttaaaatatagcCCCGaaagttaaaggtccattactaagggaaagtgagttggcaatttttttcatagcctgtgcatagacttctgcaagacactgaATAATGAAGAttttggcaggtcaaaatttacagaaggtcttttgaactcaaagaaatgtatgtgtattatgttgaaatttcaatgaatcgacagaatgaccccccaggtctttttaactttcttcatacttcatagaaaaataattgtacatatactgcgatttatttcgaatttctacataccaactttcattttccaataaaacgaaatagtttctgtgctttttaaaagaaattaagatgttcactttccttagtattggacctttaaacgaCCGTTGGCTTAATCACCTGTCAAAATTTCGAACAACTATATCCAGAACTCTATTCCATCTTCAattaattgccaacttctccactaGAATTAGATGTAGGTGGAATTCTCTTATGCTCTAACCGGCTATAGGTTAAGAACTTCAAGTAATGtcttgaattattttaaaataattttcaatatcaaatgtttaaaatagagaaaagcgGAAACTTgtcaggtcgctcaacacgacaaaaacgaaaatgttgcaggctcgcaTTTAAGCATTTGCCGCTACGCCCTTGTACTTATTCAGTCTCATTTTAGTTTCACATTTATCAGGGCTTGGTGAAATTTGAAAATCATGAAATTGGAACTGTATCAAAAGCAtgatagataatttatcaaatggCAAATGCAACCGAGATGAATAGAAATCTTATCAACCACAGGTAATTTAGTTCCGTTTAGTTcagttttacaaatgttttatatctccttcaatttgaaagatgtttttatatataacttTTTGCAATATGTTTTCGCAACTGAAAAGGGATTACACAACTATattaaaaatttgacaaaaagcaCACACAAGAAAGTCCAAATATCTTGGAAAAGACGCTTTGACCTTGATCAGTATACTAGCATTAATTTCTGTGGGAACGCAATATTcctccgctaaagaacgagtgcatatttcccgatgcaaagataataacctttttattacatacgtatctataTGTAtagatttaatgttaaaattatgaatttgaTCAATATCCTGAATAAGATaaacaatactgaactaaataaaataatagaTGCAACGACGCACATCAAATTACGTCACGCATCCggtatgaaattcaggcgtcagtgtatgggtGCAATTTTAACTTaatggggaatagaaacgagtatgtaataatgctTGATATTCTTCAGACAGACAATCTTCGACTACCAACATTAACTACTCATCTAGAATTTTCCTCAGGCAACCTAATATGATAATGTACAGAATATGAAACTGTTTTTGAATAAAACTAGAATAAAACTACTGTTCTTGTCAATTTTCTGGGGTGTTTTAGCAGAAGAGAAAACGTGTGCTTACAGAGATATTCTCGCGCTCATGTGCTCTTAAAGcactttttatatatgcttttTCCGAGATAAAGCGTAAACAAAATACAACCCCCAAACGGAAAATTCAAATGTTAATGATGTCAACATAAAAGTTAACTCACACATTCCCGTGCGTtttatggaaatttaatgaccTTTAATGACAATGtgttcatttatcatttaagcGTTTTATCATacaatagcgttagcgcatgttcattacCAAGCCATGATGCTTCAACCAATTCCTCGatattctgcaaatgttataacacgaaaaaaatatGCATCATGCTTACATTATTGTACAATTACGTATTTgagcagtaacatttttaataattgttaagcaaattttatatacatttaaacaagCTTGTTTACTATAACATCACTTTATGCGTTGAACATCACTTTCCACGGACCTCCATGTGACCTGTTACTGACTAATCACATAAGCAgaattttcaagttaaaaaataACGTTTGTTATACAAATTGAAAGGTATTTCTGCGCATGCCATGCTGTGGAATAAATAAGACTTGCATGAAACGAATAACTACTTTTATATGATCATAAATCTATGAATAAGTCTTCTCTCCTGCCTTTACTTTGTTTTATCTTGTTTGAATTGTACGCAGCAGAATGAAACATCTGATAAGTTTCATATGAACCGTTTCCAAGACGTATTTCTTTTTGCCAAACTAACTTTTTACCATCGTTTGCACAGGTAGAAATGATAACCTTTAAACATTTGCATGGTataagttttgttattttttttttcagaattatctCATTTCCTGGCGCACGTTAGAAATTTTGTATATGCAAAGGAAGAATGAATATGTACGGAATCTTGTTTAGCTCATGTTGTGTATCGTGTGTCGGGAATTAGGTCGACGAACGACGCACGACACAACTCACGACACGGCGCATGACTATACAACACGACACTTGACACGACAATGCGACAGGACAtcgcaatatttattttgcccgTTATATCGTGTATCATGTTGTCGCACGTAGCGTTATGTGTCGACCGTCTACTCTAAGACTTCTAGTAGACCTAAAAGATTTGAAAACACGACAATGTGACACGACAATGCCATAAAATGTACAATGCTACGACACTACAATGCGACACGATGCGTGACATTAATGTCACCTATCGTATTGTGTGTCGAGCGTTATTGCTCATTGTCTGCATCTGCCGCATTGTAGTGCGTCCTGTCGTATTTTTGCGCATCATGTCATGCGTCATGTTGCGCATCGTACGTCGAACTAAAACATGCgtagtggtaaaggtcgctgactgcaaatcacttgtccctcacagATGTTGGTTCAAGCCACACTCGGgaccttgaattcttcatgtaaggaagccaatCAGCCGTCttgcagaaggtcggtggttctaccaaggtgcacgcccgtgataaaataatgcaaagaggGGTACCTAGggcttcctccaccaccaaaatttgaaagtcgccatatgacctataattgtgtcagtgcgacgttaaaacaaagaaacaaaacacgACGGACGACACGTGACATGAACTAAACAAGATTCCGTTAATATGTGCCCCAGACAAAGTTCTAATTTGAAGGTGCGAATGGGAATTTTCCGGCCCGAGTGTAACTTTAGGCGGTAAAGATACCCATTTccagaaaaaataacagtaaaaacaaggacaaatgtTCAATATGAATAACTGCGTTATCAGGACTTGGTCACTCCAAATAAAATCCAAACAGcaatatatgtataaatgtgCAAATAATGGACAAGAATACATTTGTACATAGGTAAAGTAAAACAAATGGACCCCGAGCAGATCAAGGAACACAGCAGGGCACCGCCCAGATAAGTCACAGGCATAAAAAAGGCCGCTGGGGAATATAAAACGGGTACCTATAATCAGCAAACTTCACTATTAAACCACTCCATGTTCAAAAGGTACAGCAATCTTcatacagtgtaaataaaagacagtgtaaatgaaagtaATTCAAGCCAGATGAACCTTTTACATGAGCATGTTAGCTGGCAAAGTCATTCCACTTTTGATATAGAACTCGTTTTGTACTTGAGCATTGTGTTGAATTATTATCAGTGACTCTCCTCTTACATGCCTTATGGCAGTGCAATGGATACACACACACAACAGAGGCGTTGTGTAGCTTGCACACCGTAGGAAGGCCAATGGCGTACAGTGTGACCACAACTTATTCCTTATATTTACAATTTGgttgttttgttatttcatattgatttatttatacgatgttaaaaaaaaactgtaattaaAGAGACCTTTTGTCAATTTTACGGCGGGTGTTTGAATAGCAGACGTTCTAACGTCGCATCACAAGGCACACTTTTCACTACGGAGAAAATGCACGTTTTACACTTGGTGACCCGACGTATATGTAAACAATGGTAGCATTTGGGGACACACGAGTAATGTCTATCTGTATATATAGATGAATGGAACCCTGTCGAAACTCACtgaattttacaatataaattacaACAGTTTTCCGTTCAACCTTTCATACATGTATTAGTAAACGCAGTTGGACTATAAATAAAATCAGATATTACGCAACAACATCAGTAATAGTTACTCCTAGCAGTCGCATCTTTTATCCTCATggtctttaaaaatgatttttgctACATCAAAGATCAAATAAACTTACAGGAAGTACTGTAAGGAATTACAGTTCCTTTCAGAATATTCTAAGTACTAATTTAGTGATGCCCTGTACGAGTCCATGTTCATGCGTTAAATACTATATTTACTATACAAAAAGCTCTTTGTCAGGCGAGTGGTAGCGATTGGTCGGTCCTACCTGGGATCATTATATTTCGTTATTTTTACTTTCCTTTGTATTTCTATGGTTGTGTGCACTAAAATAGCAGGAGTTGAATTGATGTATAATCAGTGAATCAAATAtgtaattcgaatatctttttgAACCACAGAAAGCGTCAATTTTAAGCGAATTATGAAATTGGATGAATGCCAACTATGATACTAAAGGGCATGGAAATATAGcaaaactgtgtgtgtgtgtgttcgggtttaacgtctttttcaacaatttttcagtcatataaacgacgatgcTGTAGCAGTGAgaacaatgcccaactttatagtgctgcctcactggaatatcacgccgtagacacatggcatgatatcccacccagtcacattatactgacaccgggctgaccagtcctagcactatccccctaatgctgagcgccaagcgaggaagctgctagtaccattttttacatctttggtatgacgcggccggggatcgagcAAAACTGAGTCGAAGTATCAGGACAAAGGCCACACTTAATCAACTGTAAAAATGGAATGCAACCGGTCATAAAAGCAAGACCCGATTTGACTGCGTATGTtcatattaattattcattattagACCCTCATGTCCCTAGCACCCGCTAAAGCGGAATTCTTTCGTCATGAAATTGAAGTAACTCCTTGATATTAAATGATTAGAATTGATGTCAGTCACTACCTGTGTCTTGTAGTACTGCAAATATTTCTAGACGAATCGAATCCTAGTTTAAATAGTTGTGtttacacttttcaaaacaaaccCTCGGTATCCCTGTCGTGGTTACAATAATCCCTCAGTATCACTGTCATGGTCATAAAATCCCTCAGTATCTCCGATATGGTTACATTAATCTCTCGGTATCTCAGTCGTAGTTACATCAATCTCTGGGTAATTCAGTCATGGTTACACCAAACCCTCAGTATCTCAGTCCTGATTATAACACAGTCTCTCAGTAATTCAATTATGTTTACTATAAACCCTCGGTATATCAGTCATGGTTACAACAAGCCCTCGGTATTTCAGTCATGGTTACAACAAACCATCGGTATCTCAGTCACGGCTACAAAAATCCCTGGGTATCTCTGTCATGGTTACAACAAACCCTCGGTATCTCAGTAATGGTTACAACAAACACTCGATATTACAGTCATGGTTACAACAAACCTTCGGTATATCAGTCATGTTTACAACAAGCCGTCGGTATTTCAGTCATGGTTACAACAGA from Mercenaria mercenaria strain notata chromosome 11, MADL_Memer_1, whole genome shotgun sequence includes the following:
- the LOC123532450 gene encoding uncharacterized protein LOC123532450 codes for the protein MKMIFQHDKSLVFYLVIYTIFQVVQGAPLTNGNGTKPGDLNGVKLIEFGIKQNLPKLQLIGKVIENIEQKVENLCDLHPCLEWTEWNECNADRGQFGSKFRTRQCSVNMTACEIDATNSRTEKGVGVCIGYCPNDYNMTKNRFCVKVYDDSVRTQDAAEHQCQKDGGHLINVDSEEKYQDLNSVIHGLSKAVWIDGRRKDVGSPWEYKYGSQKGFFKWLTGQPSDGSTELCLKLYDHGTWLWGDNSCTSSYYSVCEVTTTISLSFDRVPSIYTDTHYSCVPKGYHCLHTSGHQV